The Catenulispora sp. MAP5-51 genomic sequence CCGTCCTCGCAGGGCGCACTGGCCGGCACGTATCAGGACTCGAGCCAGTACACGGCCCAGACCTCGCTGCTCGCGGGCACGCACTACTCCGCGGAGGGAAACCTGCCCAAGGAACAAGTGAACTTCGGCTACACGCCCAGCGGACTGCTGTCGAGCTACGGCAGCCCGTACGCCGCGCTGAACACGGTGACCTACAGCCCGCTGGGCCAGGTGCTGCAGACCGACTACGGCCCCAACGGCGAGCAGTACGACCGCACCGTGACCTACGACCCGGCGACCAAGCGCATGCTGACCACCACGGACTCGCTGCAGACGCTCAGCAAGCCGATGCAGTCCGTGGCCTACACCTACAACCAGGCCGGCGCGATCACCGCCGAGAGCAACTCGGTCACCGGGTCCTCGACCCCTGACACCCAGTGCTTCGGCTACGACCAGCTGAACGAGCTGACCAGCGCGTGGACCGACTCCGGCGGCCTCACCCAGACCTCGCCGGCGACCAACGCGCAAGTCGATGGCGTCGGCGGCTGCACCGACAGTGCACCGGCGGCGGGCAAGGTCACCAGCGGGCCCGCGCCGTACTGGCAGTCGTACTCCTACGACGCCCTCGGCGACCGGATCGGCGAGACCAGCCACGACACGTCGGTGACCTCGAACACGAACACGGTCACGCAGACCCTGGCCTACAACGCCTACAACGCCTCGACCGGCACCACCACCGCCGCCTCCACCCCGGACGCGGTGCAGTCGGTGACGACATCCGGAGCGTCCGGCTCGACCACCGCCCCCTACACCTACTACCCGAACGGAGAGACCGAGAGCCGCCCCGGACAGGCCTTCACCTACAACGCGATGGGGCTCACCCAGTCGGTGAAGAACACCGGCACCGGTGTGGCCAGCACGTACACCTACGACGCGGACGGCACGCTCCTGCTGCAGAGCGACCCGGCCGCGGCACAGAACGTGCTGTACCTGCCGTGGGGCGAGCAGATCACGCTGAGCACGCCGGGGAACACCGTCTCCGGTCTGCGCTACATCAGCAACAGCCCGGACGGCGTGACCGTGGTGCACTCCTCGGCCGGCACCGTGGGCTACGAGCTGACCAACACCAACGGCACCGCGACAGCCGAGGTCAACGCCTCGAACCTGACGTACAGCCTGAGGTACTACGACCCGTTCGGGCAGCAGCGGGGCACCGCGCCGGCGAGCTGGCCGGATCAACGCGCGTACCTGGACCAGCCCAGCGATCCGACCAGCGGCCTGGACATGTTCGGCGCCCGGCAGTACGACCCGGTCACCGGCCGGTTCCTGAGCGTCGACTCGATCCAGGAGAACACCGACCAGCGGCAGCTGAACGGGTACTCCTACGCCGGCGACAACCCGGTCAACGGGTCGGACCCGACGGGGACCATGCTGGCGTGCGAGGACGGCCCCGGCGGGATCTGCTACTACCCGAAGCCGAAGCCGCCGACGACGAGCAGCTCTTCCTCCAGCTCGTCCTCGGACTCCGGCGACTCCGGCGACGGCGGGGAGGACCCGTTCTTCCCGATCTACGAGAAGGTCCGTTCCTACGTCGAGCAGAACCTGGCGCCGCTGGACGCCATAGCGTTCGACAAGATCCTCGAACTGGCCCAGGACAAGGCATCGGAGACCCAGGTCCTGAACACCATCGACCGGATGCTGGAGATCACGGACGCGCTGAAGATGGGCAAGCTCGCCGACGGGATCGACACGATCCTGCAGGCGACGCACTTCGACAGCCTGGTCGCGGTCACCCGGGAGGGGACTCCGTTCCTGGCCGCCAGCCGGACGACGGCGGTCCTGGGCCTGGTCGCCGACTACGGCGACGTCGTCCTGCCGCCGGACAAGGGCGTGGCGGGCTGGGTGGACCGCGGCGCCGGCGCGGTCAACGGCGGCCTGCTCATGGCGAACATGGTCGTCGACGAGATACCGGTCGCCGGCGAGGTCATGATGATCGGCACCGGTGTCTATCTCGGCGGCGACTACCTCTACCACCACTGGAAGCCGTTCCACGACGTCGTGAACGACGTCGGGCACGGCGTGTCGAGCTTCTTCGGCTCATTGTTCGGCGGTGGTTCCAGTTCCAGCGACGCCCCGCCCAAGCCGCAGTGGCCCAACGGCTGCGGCGGCTAGCGGTCATCGGTACGGCTGACTGACGGAGCCCGGCGGCGCACCATCGCGCCGCCGGGCTTCACCGGTATCGCAGAGGTCTCAGAACATCCGGTCTCAGAACAACCAGTCTCAGAACAAACGGGAACTCGGGTCGTCCATCCCGCGCAGCACCTCGTAATCCAGCACCGCGCACTCGATCCCGCGGTCCCCGGCCAGCACCCGCGCCTGCGGCTTGATCTCCTGCGCCGCGAACACGCCGCGGACCGGGGCGAGCAGCGGGTCGCGGTTGAGGAGTTCCAGGTAGCGGGTCAGCTGCTCGACGCCGTCGATCTCGCCGCGGCGCTTGATCTCCACGGCGACGTGGGCGCCGTCGGCGTCGCGGGCCATGATGTCCACCGGGCCGATGGCGGTCGGGTACTCGCGGCGGACCAGGGTCCAGCCGGTGCCCAGGGTCTCGATCTGGTCGGCGAGCAGTTCCTGCAGGTGCGCCTCGACGCCGTCCTTCTGCAGGCCGGGGTCGACGCCGAGGTCGTGGCTGGAGTCCAGTTCGATGTCCCGCAGGGTGATCACCAGGCGCTCGCCGGCCTTGTTGGTGACGGTCCAGACCAGGCCGCCGTCCTCGTCGCCGGCGGTCTCCTTGAGCACGCAGGGCGGCGACATCCAGTTGAGCGGCTTGTAGGCGCGGTCGTCGGCGTGGATCGAGACGCTGCCGTCGTTCTTCACCATCAGCAGCCGCTTGGCCTCCGGAAGGTGCGAGGACAGACGGCCGGCGTAGTCGACGGTGCAGTGGGCGATGACGATGCGCATGGGATCGGAGCCTATCAACGGGAAAGCGGTGCGCCGTGCATCCGGGCTGCCGTGGGTGACTGGACGACTACCGGGCCGGCCTGCTGCCTGCGCGCATCGGCCGCACGTGTCGGCCGCGCGCCGGGATCCGTCAGCCCGACGGTTCCTCAACGGCACCTCTGCGCTTCCTGCGTTCCAGGAACAGTTCCAAAGACGCGTCGATGTTCTCGGCGACGAGCGCGTCCTCCTCCGCGGCGATCAGCTCCCGCATCCGCGCGACGTCGTCCTCGGCGCCCGGGAGATCGAAGACGGTGTAGCCGGCGGCGTTGCGGACGTCGGAGTCGAAGTCCTCCGCGGCCAGCCGGATCAGCGCCGCGCGGACGGCGGCCACGGGGTCGCCCTGCGGTATGTAGGCGATCGGCAGGACCCGGATGGCCTCGATACGGACCAGATCGTCCTCGGAGGCGTCGGCCGCCACCGCCAACAGAAACGGAGTCAGCACCGTCGCGTCGCCGTCTTCGGGCACGAACAACCGCAGGGCGGCGCGGCGCGCGTCCGCCGACCGCGCGGAATGGCCGGCGATCAAGTTGAGCGCGCGGGCCGAGGGCGACTGGTTCATTACTCGATGTTCCCACGAGGCAGACACAGAGCTTCCCCTATCGCAGTACTAGTCCCGCATACGCACATCGCCGTAACCCGTTCTCGCAGTTGCCGCTATCATTCAGCTCGACACGCTGCTAACCCGCACTCATGTCCGTCACGGCAGGGGCGTGGAGGGGAGCACGCATACGCCTCGTCGATAGTGTCGATGGGCGCCGTTTCGACGCGAGGAGTCGCAGACCGATGAGTTTCATAGCCAAGTGCCTCGAGATCACCGAGAAGAGCTTCGAGGGCACGGTCGAGCAGCTGGAGGAGTGGAGCGCCCACCGGCACGGCGCGAAGCTGTTCATGAAGCTGGGCATCGCCTACTACGCCGAGCAGCGCCTGGAAGGCCACCACGAGCCGGTCGAGCGCATCCTGGACGCCCTGGACGGCCACGCCGCCGAGCACGGCGAGACCGGCATCGACCACCTGCGCGCCACGCACGAGGTGCTGGGCCGGGAATTCGCCGGGGAGCACCACCCGGACGCCATCGCGGAGAAGGAAGCCGCCGCCAAGGCCGACGCCTGATTCACCCGGTGAATTCGGGCTCGAATAACAGTTCAACAGACGGGCCAACAAATCGGCGCCGTTCCTGAGGGAAATCCCTTAGGAACGGCGCCGATTCGCGTCTGGCGGCGAGGGAGTCCGCTCAGACCGCGACCGATCCGGCACGCCGGATCTCTTCGACGATGGTGTGCAGGATCTGCGTGATACCGAAATCCTTCGGCGTGAACACCGCGGCGACGCCCGCCTCGCGCAGCGCCCGCGCGTCGGCGTCGGGGATGATGCCGCCGACCACCACGGGCACCGATCCGGCCCCGGAGGCCCGCAGTTCCTTCAGCACTTCCGGCACCAGTTGCAGATGCGAGCCGGACAGCACCGAGAGCCCGACGCAGTGCACGTCCTCGGCCACCGCGGCCGCCGCGATCTGCGCCGGCGTCAGCCGGATCCCCTGGTAGACGACCTCGAAACCGGCGTCGCGGGCGCGCACCGCGATCTGCTCGGCGCCGTTGGAGTGGCCGTCCAGCCCGGGCTTGCCAACCAGCAGCCGCAGCCGCCGGCCGAGCTCCTCAGAGGCCTGATCCACCTCGCGGCGCAGCTCCGCCAGCTCCTCCGACGGGATCGCGGTCCCGGTGGAACCCGAGACGCCGGTGGGCGCCCGGAACTCGCCGAAGACCTCGCGCAGCACACCGGTCCACTCCCCCGTGGTCACCCCGGCGCGCACGCACTCCAGCGTCGCGTCCATCAGGTTGGCGTCGGTGGCGGCCTCGCGGCGCAGCCGGTCCAGCGCGGCGTCCACCGCCGCGCCGTCCCGCTGCTCCTTCCACTCCTTCAGCGCCGCCACGGCGTGCTGCTCCACGGCCGGGTCGACGGTCTGGATCGCGGCGTCCAGGTCGGCGGTCAGCGGGCTCGGCTCGGTCTCGGTGAACTTGTTGACGCCCACGACCGTCATCTCGCCGGACTCGATCTTCGCGCGCCGCTCGGCGTGCGCGCCGACCAGCTGCGCCTTCAGATAGCCGGACTCCACGGCCGCCACGACGCCGCCGAGCTCCTGGATGCGCTCGATCTCCGCCCAGGCGGCGGCGGCGATCTCGTCGGTCTTGGCCTCGACCACCTTCGAGCCGGCGAACAGGTCCGGGTACTCCAGCAGGTCCGACTCGTAGGCCAGCACCTGCTGCATGCGCAGCGACCACTGCTGGTCCCACGGCCGCGGCAGGCCCAGCGCCTCGTTCCACGCCGGCAGCTGCACGGCGCGGGCCCGCGCGTCCTTGGACAGCGTGACGGCCAGCATCTCCAGCAGGATCCGCTGCACGTTGTTCTCCGGCTGGGCCTCGGTCAGCCCCAGGGAGTTGACCTGGACGCCGTAGCGGAAACGGCGCAGCTTCTCGTCGGCGACGCCGTAGCGCTCGCGCGTGATGCGGTCCCAGAGCGCTGAGAAGGCCCGCAGCTTGCACATCTCCTCAACGAAGCGCACGCCGGCGTTGACGAAGAACGAGATGCGCCCGACCACCTGGCCGAAGTCCTCCGGGGCCACCTGCCCGGAGTCGCGCACGCCGTCGAGCACGGCGATGGCCGTGGACAGCGCGTAGGCGACCTCCTGCACCGGCTGCGCGCCGGCCTCCTGCAGGTGGTAGGAGCAGATGTTGATCGGGTTCCACTTCGGCAGGTTCGCCACCGTGTAGGCGATGGTGTCGGTGATCAGCCGCAGCGAGGGGCCGGGCGGGAAGACGTAGGTCCCGCGCGACAGGTACTCCTTGACGATGTCGTTCTGCGTGGTGCCGGCCAGCGCGGCGACGTCGGCACCCTGCTCCTCGGCGGCGACCTGGTACAGCGCCAGCAGCCACATGGCCGGGGCGTTGATGGTCATCGAGGTGTTCATCCGCTCCAGCGGGATGCCGTCGAACAGCGCGCGCATGTCGCCCAGGTGCGAGACCGGCACGCCGACCTTGCCGACCTCCCCGCGGGCCAGGATCGAGTCCGGGTCGTAGCCGGTCTGCGTGGGCAGGTCGAAGGCGACCGACAGCCCGGTCTGGCCCTTCGCCAGGTTCCGGCGGTACAGGGCGTTGGACTCGGCCGGGGTGGAGTGGCCGGCGTAAGTCCGCATCACCCAGGGGCGGTCTGGCTCAGAAGAGCTCTTCGGGCCGGAAGAACTGCCGCGCTCGGTCACGGGGGCTCCCAAGGTGGATGGTGTCGCCGCCCGGCAGGGTCGGGTCGGCGCCTTGGTCCGGAGCCTACTGACGGGTAACAGGAGTGTCACCGGTGACCTTGCGCACACCGGCGCGCGGCGCGCCGGAACACTTATATCTCGATATCAAGCTTCTTGACATCGAGTGATCTTCTGCGTCACACTCCAGGAGGACCTGCAGGGCTGACGCTAGGGGTGGGACATGGGGTGGCGCAGGAGCCAATCAGGGAGCGGTGGCATCGGAGCCGGCGGCACGGGGCGCCGGACCGGTGCGTCCGCGGCCGCCGGAACGGCTCCGAAGCGCACCGGGACCATCGCGCAGCTGCGTAACCCACCTGGCGGACACGACGCCCGCCTGATGCTCGCGGCGCTGTTCCTGGACCGGGTCGGCAACGGCGTCTGGTCCTCGGCGCTGGTGCTCTACCTCACCGTCGTGGCCCACCTGAGCGCGGGTCAGATCGGCGCACTGCTGGGCGTGGCCGGGCTCGTGGGCATCGCCGGACCACCGATCGTGGGCCAGCTGGCCGAGCGCCATCCGGTGCGCACGATCCTGGTGGCCTGCCACCTGATCAGGGTGCTGACGCTGTGCGCGGTGCCGCTGTGCCACGGTTTCGTGGCGCTGCTGGCGGTCACGACGGCGACCACGCTGTGCGACCGCGGCTCGAAGACGATGGAGATCGTGTTCGCCGGCCAGGCCGCCGGGGACCGGCGCACGACGTACCGCGCGCTGTCGCGGGTGGTGATGAACGCGGCGTACGCGCTGGGCGCGGGGCTCTCGGCGATCGCCGTGGCCCTGGGGACGACGCGGGTGTACGAGATCGTCGTGGTGCTCGACGGGTTGTCGTACCTGGCGATCGCGGCCATCGTGATGCGGACGAGCAAGCGGGCGCCGGTGCGCGCGACCGCGGGCACGAAGACGGCGAAGGCGCGCGGCCGCAATCCCTGGCGCGATCCGGGCTACCTGCTGTTCGTCGTGCTGGACGTCTTCCTGAACCTGGACGACACGATCCTGACGGTCGGCATCCCGCTGTGGGCCGTGACCCGCACCGACGCGCCGCACGCGGTGATCCCGGCCGTCATGGTGATCAATACCCTGATGTGCGTCTTCCTGCAGATGCCGGTCACGGCCCGGGTGGCCGGCGCCCGGTCCGCGGCGCGGGCGGCGTGCTGGTACGGCGTGGGGCTGCTCGCCGGCTGCGC encodes the following:
- the nucS gene encoding endonuclease NucS, with amino-acid sequence MRIVIAHCTVDYAGRLSSHLPEAKRLLMVKNDGSVSIHADDRAYKPLNWMSPPCVLKETAGDEDGGLVWTVTNKAGERLVITLRDIELDSSHDLGVDPGLQKDGVEAHLQELLADQIETLGTGWTLVRREYPTAIGPVDIMARDADGAHVAVEIKRRGEIDGVEQLTRYLELLNRDPLLAPVRGVFAAQEIKPQARVLAGDRGIECAVLDYEVLRGMDDPSSRLF
- a CDS encoding protein meaA gives rise to the protein MRTYAGHSTPAESNALYRRNLAKGQTGLSVAFDLPTQTGYDPDSILARGEVGKVGVPVSHLGDMRALFDGIPLERMNTSMTINAPAMWLLALYQVAAEEQGADVAALAGTTQNDIVKEYLSRGTYVFPPGPSLRLITDTIAYTVANLPKWNPINICSYHLQEAGAQPVQEVAYALSTAIAVLDGVRDSGQVAPEDFGQVVGRISFFVNAGVRFVEEMCKLRAFSALWDRITRERYGVADEKLRRFRYGVQVNSLGLTEAQPENNVQRILLEMLAVTLSKDARARAVQLPAWNEALGLPRPWDQQWSLRMQQVLAYESDLLEYPDLFAGSKVVEAKTDEIAAAAWAEIERIQELGGVVAAVESGYLKAQLVGAHAERRAKIESGEMTVVGVNKFTETEPSPLTADLDAAIQTVDPAVEQHAVAALKEWKEQRDGAAVDAALDRLRREAATDANLMDATLECVRAGVTTGEWTGVLREVFGEFRAPTGVSGSTGTAIPSEELAELRREVDQASEELGRRLRLLVGKPGLDGHSNGAEQIAVRARDAGFEVVYQGIRLTPAQIAAAAVAEDVHCVGLSVLSGSHLQLVPEVLKELRASGAGSVPVVVGGIIPDADARALREAGVAAVFTPKDFGITQILHTIVEEIRRAGSVAV
- a CDS encoding MFS transporter, translated to MGWRRSQSGSGGIGAGGTGRRTGASAAAGTAPKRTGTIAQLRNPPGGHDARLMLAALFLDRVGNGVWSSALVLYLTVVAHLSAGQIGALLGVAGLVGIAGPPIVGQLAERHPVRTILVACHLIRVLTLCAVPLCHGFVALLAVTTATTLCDRGSKTMEIVFAGQAAGDRRTTYRALSRVVMNAAYALGAGLSAIAVALGTTRVYEIVVVLDGLSYLAIAAIVMRTSKRAPVRATAGTKTAKARGRNPWRDPGYLLFVVLDVFLNLDDTILTVGIPLWAVTRTDAPHAVIPAVMVINTLMCVFLQMPVTARVAGARSAARAACWYGVGLLAGCALIAASGHGGATVEAVTLLAAAVVLTGAELVRSLVSWELAVSLAPADAQASYLGVAGMAQAVERSGGPVVLSTAVLAAGPVGWLGLGAVVTGLGVVQRVASLRRLDRDQPAALQSVSSMAIT